A single region of the Pristiophorus japonicus isolate sPriJap1 unplaced genomic scaffold, sPriJap1.hap1 HAP1_SCAFFOLD_158, whole genome shotgun sequence genome encodes:
- the LOC139243032 gene encoding zinc finger protein 664-like, with protein MEKPWKCGDCGKGFNYPSELEAHRRSHTGERLFTCPMCEKRFTYSSDLLRHQRVHTGERPFTCSVCGKGFTQSSNLLTHQRVHTGERPFTCSMCGKGFTCSSSLLTHQVVHTNKRSFKCSDCEKSFKSRNHLMMHQLTHTGERPFTCSVCGKRFTDPSNLLTHQRVHNCLQGLDSAVNHIGTEPCSF; from the coding sequence atggagaaaccgtggaaatgtggggactgtgggaagggattcaattatccATCTGAGCTTGAAGCTCATCGACgcagtcatactggggagaggctgttcacttgCCCCATGTGTGAGAAGAGATTCACTTATTCATCcgatctgctgagacaccagcgagttcacactggggagaggccgttcacctgctccgtgtgtgggaagggattcactcagtcatccaacctgctgacacaccagcgagttcacactggggagaggccattcacctgctccatgtgtgggaagggattcacttgttcatccagcctgctgacacaccaagttgttcacaccaataagagatcgtttaaatgttctgactgtgagaagagctttaaaagcagaaatcatCTGATGATGCACCaactcactcacactggggagagaccgttcacctgctccgtgtgtgggaagagatttactgacccatccaacctgctgacacaccaacgagttcacaattgtctgcaggggttggattctgctgttaatcacatcgggactgaaccgtgttcattctga